A single Elaeis guineensis isolate ETL-2024a chromosome 15, EG11, whole genome shotgun sequence DNA region contains:
- the LOC105032238 gene encoding uncharacterized protein, translating into MSYGSGMGSDNRFSDSPSPPPPLRPKHRHHSSFCLSACFGAVGDGGAPDSPSGVGERQEASLLRSPTTWLRLKTHELPELRGKYRALISSHATGKHHRRHHSSDFSYDPLSYALNFDEGSESECTANAEDLRYRCFSSRLPASPPRTVGVPFDKAREGKGIKGIKGREAPL; encoded by the coding sequence ATGTCTTATGGAAGCGGTATGGGCTCCGACAACCGGTTCTCCGACTCGCCTTCGCCTCCACCGCCTCTGAGGCCGAAACACCGCCACCACTCCTCGTTCTGCCTCTCCGCGTGCTTCGGTGCCGTCGGCGACGGTGGGGCACCGGACTCTCCCAGTGGCGTCGGCGAGCGGCAGGAGGCGTCGCTGCTCCGCTCCCCCACCACGTGGCTCCGCTTAAAGACTCACGAGCTGCCGGAGCTCCGGGGGAAGTACCGCGCCCTCATCTCCTCCCACGCCACCGGAAAGCACCACCGCCGCCACCACTCGTCGGACTTCAGCTACGACCCACTCAGCTACGCCCTCAATTTCGACGAGGGGTCGGAGAGCGAGTGCACTGCCAATGCCGAGGACCTCCGGTACCGGTGCTTCTCGTCCCGTCTCCCGGCGTCGCCCCCTCGGACAGTCGGGGTCCCTTTCGATAAGGCCAGGGAGGGCAAGGGGATCAAGGGGATTAAGGGGAGGGAGGCTCCGCTGTGA